The Culex pipiens pallens isolate TS chromosome 2, TS_CPP_V2, whole genome shotgun sequence DNA window tttaataaaataaaaatttagttaatttcttaaatttgaaattgcaaaaaaaaaatcaaattggaaaaaacatgaaaaattaggaaaaatctaaaaaaaaatagaatacatagaaatcaaaaagttttaaaaatttcttaaaatcgaaaattcttaaatgcttaaaggcaatattctaaaaaaattgcaaaacaaaaattaaaaaaaaaaatgcaacgaaaagattaaatttaaaaatcgaacaatttagaaaacgaccaaaacttaagaaattattaatttttaaattaaaagatctagggatttttaaaatgttaataagGCTTTTACaccacattaaaaaatataattcaactCTAAAATGTCTAACTTTCCATCACAGTGTGCTGATGCAAACAACAATCGAGCTCGATCTGTCACTGTCCCTGCGAAACATGTTAGCTGTCATGCATGCTGTCATCGGGTGCAAGGCCTTTCAAAATCAGCTATAAATCGCATGGCAAAATAACTTTGGCTAGAAAGAGAAGGCAGATCCTGATGCAAAAGCAGGTGATCAGAAATGTTTTCTCattgtgttttttaccgttctacataaaaattgagaaaGGGCTTTTGGACCCTTTTATCAAATTAATATatgatttcttaaatttaatttattctatttttattttatttacattttttataatttttttattttttttattcattatttaaaatttttgtattagtattttaattttacaatttctgaATATTATagcattatgattttttttgttttttttccaatttaatagtttttgaatttttataatcgATATACAGTCgaatctctggttgtcaatatccaagggaccgtcgagaaagagaatcatcagtttacagaacgatgcaaaatgaagactcgattgaaaatatttttttcttgatacccagctatgggagagaatcatggcaacgtccatcaaacaagaacaaactaatgtcaaacacccttgaaagcttcgtttcgccaaaaaaaatgtctaagcaagccatgagaaactgaagttattgacaaccggaagagatttttaaagcaaacagaatccaagggaccgtcgaggaagagatccttcaagcaagggaaaatgtCGAGGAATGATGGTAATTGAAgcatgcagattgaagggactgaaaaattcatcgatagattaagaattattgatatcgagaagatcgacagccagagagtcgactgtatttgaattttaaaatcttttgattttaaaactttgaaattcttaaatttctgatttttttattttcatattttgaattttgcaaattaagaaaattggtatttttaaaatttattactttctttattttttgaaattttgaattctaaattataatttttttattcttaattttcaatattttaaatttctaaattaaacatttttttatatttcgaagtGTTTATTGCCACAAAATAAAACGATTAATGTTATGGCTTTCCCTCCCTTTTACTTTACTctgagcaaaaaaacaaaatctgtcCTTTTAATTTTCGGCATTTCAAGATTGTGCATTTGTATCATTCagtaagaaaattcaaattatttgattttttttccgataatttaattataattcTAATGCGTGCCCTTCTACAAGTtgcaaccaaacatttcaaagtGGCACTAACTTTTGTAAACGCGAACGTATCGCTTTcactcaagtgacagttcacataaggtgtgagagagACACTTTTGGGTCCTCGACTTGGTTGAACGAGATGGTGATGGTCGAGGCACAAAGGCAATAATTACACATTAAAACTCTTGTTAAAGCTATATTTATTTCACTAAATGCAAAACGAAACAACAAGTTAAAATGGGCCGAGCTAAACGCGCTGGCTGcagttttctataattttttgattgtaaaaactaaataagaaaaaagacgtttttttgaagaaaattgcaaaacaacttcaATGAATTCCAAATGCAGAAAATGCTGTCGGTAAAATGATGAATTTggtatttaaatgttcatatgGTGAAACAACCTTTAGTAATATTTATAGGGCACATGCGAGCACATTCACTTTTGTGATCTTGATAAGGCCCcaatttttaacgtaataagTTTGTGATTCGGCACGTTGCTCGTATTTTGCGCTAAATAAGCTGATTATCAAGATTTTTAATTGGCAATATACAATTAAAACTTCTGTCAAGTTGCTATGCAATTTTCAAAACTCTCCGAAACCAGCACCGCTGTTCTGTCACGAAAAATGCCAACAAATCTAATTCTGCCAGAATTCggcaagaatttaaaattttaaagtttcaaatcGCCTTTTTTAATTTACTCGACTCTATTTAAAACcactataataaaaaaaacttcgaatCTTTTTGTCGCATCATTTCTCGCCTCACCCCCGAAAAAAAAGACCTTTCGCGCAACCctgctgaaaaattcaactcACCCCGCCATCTGTCAAACGCAGCGAAAAACATGACTCATTTCAGGCTGTTCGCCCTGCGTCAAAATCGCTCCCCCTCTTTGATCCCGGACTCGAAACAGTTCGATTCATCAGTCATCACGCGAGCACGGCGGAAAGGAAAAATTCTCGCGTGTGGTGCGTTTTTTCAGAAAAAggtgtgaaaatttaaaaaagttctaACTTGCTTGCGTTTTTCCTGCAGACTCGTCCAGCTGACTTGAAACCCTTTCCCGGCAGTAGAAAAAACTAGCCGGCCCCAAGATGATGTCCTTACCGGGATCGATCGCGTTCGACGAGTACGGCCGGCCCTTCATCATCCTGCGCGACCAGGAGAACCAGAAGCGGCTCACCGGCAACGAGGCCATCAAGGTAGGTTGAAATTGGGGCGGTTTTTTGAGTGGGTTTTTGGGACGTTGATTTATCACATGGTCCCAAAACATGACTTTTTTCCTTTCTTTGCGTAGGAAGATGTTTGCTTGGATGGCATCTGGAAGTTTCGTTGAATTTTGTGGTAGaaacttcagtttttgcattaaaattacttaaattgaCTAGTTTGAgagcattttcatcgatttcacaaattttcaccaAGAATAACTGCTAATTTGGGtggaaatcgcattttttcctCACAGCCGGATGGAATAATTACGACCTAACCTCACTTTTCATGGTTCTGTTATTTCTTgcttagggcatctccaccgtggGTGGTTAGTTATTGATGCTAGTGAGAAGtctcaaattagtttttttttcctttcagaGCCACATCACCGCCGGTCGGCAGATCGCCTCCACCATCCGTACGTCGCTCGGGCCGAAGGGCCTGGACAAGATGATGGTGTCCGGGGATGGCGAAGTAACGGTCACCAACGACGGTGCCACCATTCTGAAGCTGATGGACGTCGACCACGAGATTGGCAAGCTGATGGTGCAGCTGTCGCAGTCGCAGGACGACGAGATCGGTGACGGAACGACCGGGGTTGTGGTGTTGGCCGGTGCGCTGTTGGAACAGGCCGAGTCGCTGCTGGACCGAGGAATTCATCCGATTCGTATTGCCGATGGGTTCGAGCTGGCGGCGCAGTGCGCGATCAAGCATCTGGACTCGATCGCCAGTCCGTTCCCGATTTCGCTGGACAACAAGGAACCGTTGGTTCAGGTGGCGATGACGACTCTGGGCAGCAAGATCGTGAACAAGTGCCACCGGCAGATGGCGGAGATTGCCGTGGACGCGGTGCTGACCGTGGCCGATTTGGAGAAGAAGGACGTCAACTTTGAGCTGATCAAGCTGGAGTGCAAGGTGGGAGGTCGCATGGAGGACACTTGCCTGGTGAAGGGCGTCGTCGTGGACAAGACCATGTCGCACTCGCAGATGCCCAAAGTCTTGAAGGATGTCAAGCTGGCCATCCTGACCTGCCCGTTCGAGCCGCCGAAGCCCAAGACCAAGCATAAGCTCGATGTGACCTCGGCCGAGGACTACCGCAAGCTGCGCGAGTACGAGCAGGAAAAGTTCCTGAGCATGGTCAAGCAGGTCAAGGACGCTGGCGCAACCCTGGCCATCTGCCAGTGGGGATTCGACGACGAGGCGAACCATCTGCTGCTGCAGCAGGAACTGCCGGCCGTCCGCTGGGTCGGAGGTCCAGAAATCGAACTGATCGCCATCGCCACCGGCGGCAGAATCGTGCCCCGCTTCGAGGAACTCACCGCCGACAAGCTCGGCCAAGCCGGCGTCGTTCGCGAGCTCAGCTTCGGCACCACCAAGGACAAGATGCTGATCATCGAAGACTGCAAAAACACCCGCGCCGTCACCATCCTCATCCGCGGTGGCAACCAAATGATCACCGCCGAAGCCAAGCGCTCCATCCACGACGCCCTGTGCGTCGTCCGTTCCCTCATCAAGGACTCCCGCATAGTCTACGGTGGCGGAGCCGCCGAAATCAGCTGCTCCCTCGCCGTCGCCCGCGAGGCCGACCAACTCTCGACCCTGGAACAGTACGCGTTCCGC harbors:
- the LOC120432440 gene encoding T-complex protein 1 subunit epsilon, encoding MMSLPGSIAFDEYGRPFIILRDQENQKRLTGNEAIKSHITAGRQIASTIRTSLGPKGLDKMMVSGDGEVTVTNDGATILKLMDVDHEIGKLMVQLSQSQDDEIGDGTTGVVVLAGALLEQAESLLDRGIHPIRIADGFELAAQCAIKHLDSIASPFPISLDNKEPLVQVAMTTLGSKIVNKCHRQMAEIAVDAVLTVADLEKKDVNFELIKLECKVGGRMEDTCLVKGVVVDKTMSHSQMPKVLKDVKLAILTCPFEPPKPKTKHKLDVTSAEDYRKLREYEQEKFLSMVKQVKDAGATLAICQWGFDDEANHLLLQQELPAVRWVGGPEIELIAIATGGRIVPRFEELTADKLGQAGVVRELSFGTTKDKMLIIEDCKNTRAVTILIRGGNQMITAEAKRSIHDALCVVRSLIKDSRIVYGGGAAEISCSLAVAREADQLSTLEQYAFRSFSVALESVPLALAENSGLLPIETLSELKSRQVAENSTTLGVDCMLSGNSDMKEHHVIESLHSKKQQILLATQLVKMILKIDDVRTPADK